The following is a genomic window from Microtus pennsylvanicus isolate mMicPen1 chromosome 3, mMicPen1.hap1, whole genome shotgun sequence.
gctcttagccgttgagccatctctccagcccacttggTGGCTAAACTGTCTTTGGGAGTGTGCCTGTTCTCGTCAGTCAGAAAGTCCTCCATTCCCTCCAAGGAATAAAATGTCTCTAATTCAAAGAGAACGTTCAGACAAGTCTGTTAGCTCTCATGTTGACACAGCTTCTGAAGAGAACAGGCTCTGTTTCTCACAGCCAAGGGCATCTTCTCCACAGACAGCTGGGCTGTGGCTTCTAGCTTTGTTGTTTGGGGTATATATTCCAGAACTCCAAAAAGTCAGAGCTTACAGGAAGAAGGGGTCGGCTTCGGCTTAGACTgaggttgtttggtttttctgggAGTGATCAGGTCTCTGGAAGGAGTCTGACAGTGCCCCTGCATTCCTGCCTGCACCCCAGGGGCCCTGCTCCTGTTCAGAggccatatttttaaaatactttattttttttcataatactGTCattacaaaaaaatacaaaaaactaCTATAAAAACATTCAGGGGCTTGTCAAAGTGAGAAAACCTAAAGACCCCACCCCAGGACCAGCTGAAGCAGTCTTCTCCCATCTCCTTCACTATTAGACTTTTATACAACTGTGGGAGTGAGGTGGGGGTCACACAGGTAGAGAGGGGCTGGAAATCTCCGACACAGCCTCCAGAAAGGTAAGAAATAAGTAGCTTCACATATCACAAAAGTGGGGTTTGGAAGTTTGGGGTGGCTAGACCCTGAGTTCAGAGATGTGGGGAGGAACCTATGATCCTGAATCTCTTGGTGGGGAGTAGCTGCCACCTGACCCCAAAGCCCTTTCCTTCCTGACCGTGGCTGGGAGGTGGGTCCTGCCCCACCTCTTAGCTGTAATGCTTCAGCCCCTCTTTTCTCTATTCTTGAACACTCCTCAGAGCAGCGGGGGAGCGGACCCTCCAACTTGGTGGGTGTAGGGCAGGGCAGCTGTTGGGGAGGCTCCTGAGTGGTGGTTTACCTCCCTGCCCCAAATGAAAAAGTGTCTCGTGCTCAATGAATGGCCTTGTTCATAGGTAACGACCTCTCCTTCCTATGTCCTCTCCTCTTGTCTCCCAGAGAGACACAGACCACTTCAGGCAAGTGCTTCGTGTGCATGAATACTTGTGGGTTAGTCTTGGACACTAcagacctgggggggggggtcctttcTGTCCTCTTTCTCCAGAAACAGGAGGACgccaaagggaagggagagaaaagggttagCAAGGctgagaggggggaggaggacaTGCTATTTACAGGCATGGACAAGGACTCTAGATCTTCAAGTAGCACTCAAGtcactctccagcccctggagtggggactggattCAAAGCTAGTGACAGAAAATTGACCCCTGGCCTGGGCTAGCTCTTCCCACCTCCCTCGCATTCCCCCAAAGCAGCCCAGCTCTGAAAGGGGTTGGGGACAGGAACGTTTTCCTGAAAATCAGTGGcttttttgtttgagttttagAAAAGTGCCAGTGTCCAGTGGACATCCAGCCGGGTCCCCAAGAGATGGGGTGAGTGTGGGGGTATTGCTGTGGTAGGCTCTAGACTGGCCGGGGCAGAGCCTAGGAGCAGGGTAGGTGCTGCTTAAGGATCTGCCGGGTCTGTGGTGTTAATCTGTCTGGGAATCGAACTTTGAACTCAACAATAAGGTCTCCCCGCTGAGTGGGCACCTTGGGGAAGGGGAGGCCCTCCCCACGGAGTCTCTTCACGGTGCCTGGCTTGATTACATCATTGCAGGGCAAAGGGATCACTCGGCCATCAATGGTGGGAATGTTCACAGTGCAGCCACACAGCGCCTGGGgaaaacaaggcagagagtgAGGCAAAGGGAGGCGGAgagtggggagaaaggaagaagtacACAGGGTGTGGGAGatgtgagaaaggaaagagacactTCCTatcagacatacagacagacacacacacgcggacacacacacgcgcgtgcccCACCTCCTTGAGGCTGATCAGCGCACTGTAGAGCACATTGGTGCCATCTCGGCGGAAGTGTGCATGAGGCTTGTCTTTGAGCACGAAGACAATGTCGGCTGGGATGTTGTCAGGTGTGGCATCACCCTCTTTGGGGAAGGTGATCTTGGTACCTTCCTTCCAGCCACGCTTGATGACGATGTGCAGGATTTTGTCCTCAGTGCGCACAGTTCGCCCATCAGGGTTAAGGCGCCGTCTTGTGATCTTCATACGCTTAGTGGAGCCATGGTAGATCTCCTCCAGGGACACCCGAAGCTCATGCACCACAGGGGGGTCCTGCACCTTGCGCCGGGGGTACAGCTGTTCTGGGGCTCGCCTTGGACCCCTACTCAGCCCATTGAAGCCAAAGCGGCCAAAGGCACCAAATGGGTCCTCATCTTCATCCACATCCATGTCATCTGGGTCAAAGCCACTGAAGGGCCGAGTGGAGCGGCTGCTGGCAAAGAAGATATCGAAGGGGTTGGAGCCACCAAAGAAGGAAGCAAAGGTGGCATGAGGGTCCCCATGAAAGGTGTAGTGAAAGGAGCCACTGGAGCCACCTGACGTACCACCGCCGGTCTTGAGGCCTAAAGGGGAGGAGAAATTAGGGGCAGTGTGGCCCATCCTGGCCCCATCCCAGTCTTTCCCCTGCCTGCCAAGCTGCCAGTTCATGGACCTAGAGAAAGAAGCAATCTTTAACTTCCGCAGAGAGGTTAACAGTATAAAAAGTGTTGGACAAAATTAATATCCACTCAACTACATATTTAGGAGCAGAtatctgggtatggtggtgcatattTGTAACCTCAATATTCAAAAGACTGGGTAGGGGACTgagagtttcaggtcagtctgGGTTGTGcggtgagacctggtctcaaaacacaaacccaGGCAACCTGCATCTTGAGATTCCATCAGGCTAGTTAGCCAGTGAGTTGAAAAGTTAGGACTAGGGGACTTAGGAGATAGCCTCTGTTATGTAATCCTTCCCAGTTACTCAGTCCAAACATGCCTCATAAAAGCTTGGGCAGCTGGCCTCATATCACATGACAGACTATACCTGACTCCCAAATCCCTGTTTACTTCCCAAGACACACAGAGCTAGAAACAAGCAGACAGGGTTTGACCACAGAGGGGCTAGTAAGTGACCTGTCCTAAATGACGCGTGGACACAAGCCAGGAGGAACCCTGCTTTGGTTCTTCTTCATCCTTCCCTAACTTTTGCTCCAACAGGAAAGCAAgaggtctcaaaaaacaagggaGCTCATTGACATGGAAATGGAAAACGATTTTTCTAGAAAAAACTCAATTACTTTCTTCCCATACTCTGGTCCCATGGCACACAGCTTCAGAGATTGTCATTCACATATTGTACAGACATAGGCGCCAATGGACCAGCTTCCCCAGAGTGACACcacaccagccctgcatctcacaGCTAATGTGGAGCAACCACCACACAGTGGGCTGACCGCAGATGCTTTCTGGAGTTGGGTCTTGTCTCAGGGACTCGGATTTCTGGATGGTAGGTGTGTGATAGAGTAGTGGGAAGTATGGGGGAGAGGATTAACACAGACTGATTCAGGGCTGGGGCCCCTCTCATtgagacttatttatttagtgcttCTGGGATGGATACTAGGGCTTCGTGTACTGTGCTCTAGCACTAGACTGTATTCTTAGCCCTCTTTGAGCCTTTTATCTAAAATTTCAATTGGCCTTGGGAACCTGGGCCTAAGCTATCCTCTTATTTCATGGGACCACGAGGACGGGTTTGGGTTTGATTAGAGAGGGCAAGCAAATAGCAGGCATTCAGGGGCTTGTGGCTGCTGCCTCTGAATCTCTCACCTAAGACTTGGGATCTGTTCTTCTGTTAAAGGCTAGCTACGAAGCAAGTTTACGAAGCTAGGCAGAGCTTGCTGAGAGAGCAGGAGGCTGGACTGAGAACAAGAGGTGGGTAATTCTCACTGTGGGGACTCTACCACACCACCCCACTTCAAAGAGAACAACTTGTTCCAAGCCAGAGCTGCACACACACTTCGTGCACAATTGTTCTGGCTGGCTggtgaggaagaggcagagtagacagaaatAGACCTGACTTTCCAAGGCAGTCTCTCCCTCCTCCAACCCTGAGGTCTTCCCTGGGCCACAAAGATCTACACCAGAACCTAGGGGCTCTGCCTAGGGTTCGAGTCTGGGTGTTTCCTTCACTTGGGCTTGAGCTTGTATGTGGTGGGGGAGGAAGTTTCTCAGTAgcttctccagctccttctctTAACAAAGGTTAGGTTAAGTGCAGGATTAAATGCAATTCTGAGACAGGCCACGTGAGGCGTGGCGCCTGCACTGCCTGTCTCTTTCCCCACTCCcatccttcccaccctccctccctagcTGGGAGAATGCTGGGGATTCAAGCAGGTGCCTGATCTCTCTGAGAATTGGCAAGTCTAGGAATGATCagggaaaaatggaataagctcACAGCATGAAGACTAAAAAGAGGGGGCTGGGAAGACAGGGCACAGGGAGGAAAGCGGCAGAGACGAACAAGACACAAAATGAAGAGGGGACGGAAGGAGCATGCTCTTGAGCCCCTGCCTTTAATCAGGCATGGTACATGCCATTAGCCGGTCTCATTCTAAGCACACGCTGGGGAAGGTGAAGAGGAGGACAGTGTGAGAGAATGGTGCATGTCGTTAGGAGGAAGGACAGGTCTTCCCAGGAAGGAGAGTCCTCAGCTGTGACAATGTCTCTTAATATAGCCTGACAGGTGCCTGTGGCTGGCGGGTGGCAGGCGGGCCCTGAGGGGCAGGCCCAGAATTAGCAGCTACATCATGCCCGTGGGATGTGCTGGGAGGAGCCACGCTCTTAGAGGCTTTATTTGGGCCTTTCCTGCTGTCCGCCCTGTGCATGTCCACCAGCTGCCCTAGGGATGGGGTAAGATGCCAGTAAGATCTCCCCTTCCACTCCTGGATCCCTGCCACTTCCTCTGGGAGACAAATCTGTGCTGCTGGCCCGAAGTGGCCAAGGGTTGGGGGATGGTGGCCACAACCATTTCCACTCAGAACTCTAGTGGTTAATTCCCTGGCTGTTCAAGGGCCAGACTTTTATGCTGATGAATGTAAATGCCGTCCTCAGAGAGTCACGGCTGGCTCTCACCAACCTTTCAGATCAGCCAATGAAGCAGCGGGGACTTCAGGCAGGACTAATAAggctgggaaggaaagaaggtaggaggagagggggaggaggccTCTGGCTCAGATTCCAGCCTCTCTAGGGCTAGAAGGggacaagggagggggaagagataGATGGGGAGGAGAGTGAGCAGGGACCAGGTAGTGAGTGAGCGGGCTGTGCTCTAAGGAAACTTGCCTCCTTCACCACACTAGGAGAGCTGGCTCACCCAGGGGTCCAGGTTTGGGCCGCTGAACACCTTCTTACCTTCCTCCCCATACTGGTCATACAGGCTCCGTTTCTTAGGGTCACTCAGCACGTCATAGGCCTCAGCAATCTCCTTAAACTTCTCCTCAGCATTGGGTTCTTTGTTCTTGTCTGGATGGTATTTCAAGGCCATCTTCCGATAGGCTTTCTTGATCTCATCCTCATTGGCCCCTGACGGGATTCCGAGAATCTTGTAATAATCTTTTCCCATCACAGCCACTGGACCGGTGCTGGGCTCCTTGTTTCTGAAAGAACCCAAGTCCAGTCTTTGGTACCCTGTTCTCTACAGTCCAGCCCCACTCCTGATGATCCTGCAATCCTTAAAATGACTCCCTGTGTGACCTTCAATAGGTCATGCCTGTCCTCTGggcctctctctccccatctgtaCAATGAAAGTCTTGGGCTAGATGATGCCTTCCAGCTCTGACATGCTAGGATTCTGTGATCCTTTGTGGTCCACTTCTTGGGGCCAGCCTGAGGACCCCTGGGAGGCCCTTCTgagtgagatggctctgtagaCTGACAGACTCACAAAAGCTGGCGAAGGTCAGAGGAATGAGTGAGGTCACCTGAACTTCGTAGTCTTCCTACGCCACACCTCAGGCATGGTGCCCGGACTGAGGACAGCTGGGGTTAGTAGCCCAGGACGGGGACCAGGCTCCAGTCTTCGGCCAAGTTGAACCAGAGTATGGGAGTTTGGAGTCTTTTCTGCCACTGGGGACCCTAGATCTCTCTACCCTTTCTCCCCAGACTATACTAAGGTACACGTGTAACTCAGATCACAGGATGACTCACAGCCTTGGAACCTGCTGTTTCTAACACCCTCATTAGCAAGGGGGGGGGCACTGTCTATCCCTCGTTTCCCAGCATCTACGCCCTGACGTGGGAATACATGTCTACATGGCCTAAGCACCAACGGTAGTGAACAAAAGCACCAGAGAAAGGCTTTCTTAAGCCTCGCTGCCAGGAGACAGATGGACACCAACCACCTTGTCCTAAACACCTTTGTTGAAGCCCCTCCTCTACCTGCTCCTACCGTTTAGGACCTGACTCCTCCGATAACCCCTCTGAGTGGGGTTCACAGACACCAATGTACTCTTCCGCTCTAGCCTGCTCTCATTAATGGATCTGTGGACAATATGAAGGGAGTGGCCAGATGCTGTTCTTTAGCATTTTTTGAGGGGTAGCCAGCCCTTGTCAAAACAGGGAGAACCAGAGTCTTTCCAGCAATGTCTGGCAGCCACAGCTGAGGCCTATTTTTCTGACTCTACTACTTCAGTAGTGAGGTGTACAAGGTATCTTGGCAGGAAGGACTAAGGGCTATGTCGGGGTGAAGCCTCGGGGGCTCCAGGTATGCAGGGAGAATGGCCTTAGCTCCTGGCCCTATAGGGCCTGCTGCAGGTGGCTAGGTTGACTCATGGCTCTGGGAGTCACCTCACTCTGACAAAGAGAAGGCATCATAGAGGCGGGTACTCCCCCATTTCCCCACACCAGCATGTCACGCCTGTGGGGGAGACAGGAgttgggggaggcagagaagaaagagcatCTGGGGGAGGGCAGCCATTTTCGGAAGCGGCATTAGCAGTCTGAGAGGGAGATGGGGTGGTCTGCCATCTTTGCCTCAGCCCACACTTTCTTTACCCCTGGATTGAAAGAAACCTAGAACAGCAACAGGGTGCCAGAAAACTCCAGCAGGTTCTAGGCAGAGGGGCAAGTGGCATAGCCTACAAGCCCGCCCACCTTTTGTGGTCCTTTCATTACCTCTTCACCACTGCCAGCTTCCTCCCTGGCATCCACCTGCTAGCTATTCTCGACCCAtaattctcttgcctccacaGACACAGGGCAAACTCTCAGGACCTGCCTCCTTTCCCACctttccaccctccttccctctccctccccgcAAGCCACGTGGCAGAATGACAAAGGAGCACCATGGCATGGCTCTGTCTTTGATGAATGAGGAATATGTTGGGGTAGAGCtaggaatgaaaaaaataaggatAAAGAGCGAAAGCGACTGTCAAGGACAGGGAGGAGCGGGTACTGACAGAGGGCATGAGAGATGACAAAGGAAATGGCCGAAAACAGGTGACCAATGGcttgagagggagaagggaggaactGAAATATCGGAGATGGTGTGGAAACAAAGGATTTGAGACAGATGAATGATATGGAGGACAATTCATTCAAATGATCAGGTGAGGTCAAAGGATGTCACAGGGTGAGATGAGGAtgcaagggaggaaggagggaggtagtGCAGGGAATGGCTGAAGTGGAGAATCAACTCGGCATGGGTATGAGTGCCCTTCTCAGGAGGGACTTACCGAAACTTTACAAACCCATTCAGCGTCCACGCTCGAAGTTTTAAGGGCTCCAGCTGAATTTTAAACATCAAGCTGGCTAAGAAGTCTTCTCCCCAGAAGTGTGGGAAGCTCCGGAAAGCTCCTCGAGCCTGTAGTGGGGGTGCTGCTGGGGGTGGGCAGGAGAGCACTGTGCGCTTAAACATGCCCAGCCAAGCCCCTCACCTCTGATCGCTCCACCGGAGCCTGCTTGGGACGCTGTAGCTCTGGCAGCCACCTCCTCAGATTCTCAGAGGCCCTTGCCCAGCAAGGCCTGTCCCGTGCCGCAGGAGCTGGACCTGATCCCCAGGTgcggagtggagggagagggtcCAGCGGCCACCTGCTCTCAGGTACAGCAGTGTCTGGCTGAATGTGAGTGGCTGTATGGCTGTGTGACAGCGAGGCTGGAAGTGACAGTATGTGCTTGTTgagtggcagagtgtgtacctATGACAGGTGTGATAGTGAGGGCCTGAGAGGCAGTGAGCTCCTCTCGCCTCTCTGGGGTGGACCTAAACCCAATCTCCAAGAATCTACTCAATGAAGTCACTGACGGGGAGTCTCCTCCTCCGCAGATGggcggggaggggcggggctgAGCTGAGCCTGGCCCGGACAAAAGGCGCGgcggggagaggaaggaagggggttcGGGCGGGGGAGGGGGTCGGTGATGTCACcccagctggctggctggcctgctCAGAAACGCCTCTGCCCGGGGCAACCCAATCCGACCCAACCCAGCCCGACCCTCGTCGCAGACACCCAGCACCTGGCAGACCCCAAGCTTCCAGGCCCCAACACCCCTATGGCAGAGGAGGCTATGGACCCTCGGTGTCCCCCCCTCCGGCTCCGGACCTGTCTTCTCGACGCCCCACTCCCGGGACCCCCGAGTCCTTGCTCAGCGCCCTCACCGGTGAGGAGCTGCGGGCGCCGCCGCGGTCCTTCTATCAGCCGCTGCCCCCTCCCCCGGCTCCGGCTCCGCCGCCTCCACTCGGGACAGGAGTCGCCTGCCCGCCGGCCGCAGACA
Proteins encoded in this region:
- the Dnajb5 gene encoding dnaJ homolog subfamily B member 5 isoform X2; this encodes MFKIQLEPLKLRAWTLNGFVKFRNKEPSTGPVAVMGKDYYKILGIPSGANEDEIKKAYRKMALKYHPDKNKEPNAEEKFKEIAEAYDVLSDPKKRSLYDQYGEEGLKTGGGTSGGSSGSFHYTFHGDPHATFASFFGGSNPFDIFFASSRSTRPFSGFDPDDMDVDEDEDPFGAFGRFGFNGLSRGPRRAPEQLYPRRKVQDPPVVHELRVSLEEIYHGSTKRMKITRRRLNPDGRTVRTEDKILHIVIKRGWKEGTKITFPKEGDATPDNIPADIVFVLKDKPHAHFRRDGTNVLYSALISLKEALCGCTVNIPTIDGRVIPLPCNDVIKPGTVKRLRGEGLPFPKVPTQRGDLIVEFKVRFPDRLTPQTRQILKQHLPCS
- the Dnajb5 gene encoding dnaJ homolog subfamily B member 5 isoform X1, translated to MFKRTVLSCPPPAAPPLQARGAFRSFPHFWGEDFLASLMFKIQLEPLKLRAWTLNGFVKFRNKEPSTGPVAVMGKDYYKILGIPSGANEDEIKKAYRKMALKYHPDKNKEPNAEEKFKEIAEAYDVLSDPKKRSLYDQYGEEGLKTGGGTSGGSSGSFHYTFHGDPHATFASFFGGSNPFDIFFASSRSTRPFSGFDPDDMDVDEDEDPFGAFGRFGFNGLSRGPRRAPEQLYPRRKVQDPPVVHELRVSLEEIYHGSTKRMKITRRRLNPDGRTVRTEDKILHIVIKRGWKEGTKITFPKEGDATPDNIPADIVFVLKDKPHAHFRRDGTNVLYSALISLKEALCGCTVNIPTIDGRVIPLPCNDVIKPGTVKRLRGEGLPFPKVPTQRGDLIVEFKVRFPDRLTPQTRQILKQHLPCS
- the Dnajb5 gene encoding dnaJ homolog subfamily B member 5 isoform X3, with protein sequence MGKDYYKILGIPSGANEDEIKKAYRKMALKYHPDKNKEPNAEEKFKEIAEAYDVLSDPKKRSLYDQYGEEGLKTGGGTSGGSSGSFHYTFHGDPHATFASFFGGSNPFDIFFASSRSTRPFSGFDPDDMDVDEDEDPFGAFGRFGFNGLSRGPRRAPEQLYPRRKVQDPPVVHELRVSLEEIYHGSTKRMKITRRRLNPDGRTVRTEDKILHIVIKRGWKEGTKITFPKEGDATPDNIPADIVFVLKDKPHAHFRRDGTNVLYSALISLKEALCGCTVNIPTIDGRVIPLPCNDVIKPGTVKRLRGEGLPFPKVPTQRGDLIVEFKVRFPDRLTPQTRQILKQHLPCS